A region of the Microbulbifer pacificus genome:
CAACGACCGTTCTGGCAGCGCAAGACCCTCGCAGAAATGACCAAAGCGGAGTGGGAATCCGTCTGCGATGGCTGCGGTCGCTGCTGCCTGCATCGGCTGGAAGACGAGGACACCGGTGAGGTCTACACCACCCGCGTGGCCTGCAAGCTGCTGGATATTCACAGCTGCCGTTGCAGTGACTACCCGCACCGCAAACAGAAGGTGCCAGACTGTATCCAGTTGACGCCGGAGGATGCCGCCAACTTCAGCTGGCTTCCGGCCACCTGCGGCTATCGCATACTGGCCCAGGGGGGGCAGTTACCGGAGTGGCATCCGCTGGTTTCCGGCGACCCGGAATCGGTGCATAAAGCGGGGATCTCGGTGCGCGACCAGGTGATCAGCGAAGAGCAGGTGCACCCGGAGGATTATGAAGATCACATCGTGGTCTGGATCGGCGACGATTGAGTAAAACCCATTCGGCAATACTAACGAAAGATCAATAAGCGAAAAAATGGCAGAAGAATTCAAAATGGCCTGGGCGATTTACGCCGGCGGTGTGGTGGTACTGCTGGCTGCGGGCTGGTGGTTTATGCGTAACTGGCGCTGGTCCTGGCTGCGCCAGCTGTTTTTGCTGGAGGCCGCTGTGGTATTGCTGGTTCCCGCCCGTGGCACCATCGAAGGGGCGCCGCTGACGCCGATACTTCCCCTGTTTGCGTATCAGACCGTGTTTGAGGATAACGGCGCCAGTCCGGAAGTGGCCGCAAGCCTGGTATTCACCGCCGGCGGTGCGTTTGCAGTGATGCTGATCATCGGCATCATTCGCCTGATGCTTCGCCGTCGCAAAGACCGACCCATGACAGAAAGTGACCAGTACTAACCCTGGATGTCATTGAATGGGCGCCGGAAATAACCTCGCGAGGTAACCGGCGCCAATCCCTTCTCCCCACTCCACTCTGCTGCCGCGAATTTTCCCGGTAACTGCTATATCTATTAGAGCCCGCAACAATCCGTCCCGGGAATGGGACTGCGTGATTGCGTGGCGCCGAATGGCACATTGACGGGCCAGGACGCAGGATCCAAAAAACTAACAGAACGACAAAACACCACAGAACACGTACAGTGTCTGCGCTGTGCATGGAATGAAGGGACAGGGATGCTCGACCACCTGCTAATTCTGACTGCGGTCATGCTGGTCTCCGGTATTCTCGGGGGCCTGGTCAACTACTATCAGATGCTGTTCACCGAAGAAGACCCCGCTGGTCTCGCCCGCTGCCTGATCATGGGCCTTTGCGGCGCTTTGATGGTGCCTATCTTCCTCAAATTCACCCAGAGCGACCTGCTGATCGAAATCCAGGGCGATCCGTCGCGGCTGCTGATTTTTACCGGCTACTGCCTGCTCGCCGCCATCGCCTCGCGCATGTTCGTGTTCAATGCCGCGCGCCGCCAGCTGCGGGATGCCAGTATCGCGCGCGCCCGGGTGGAAAACCTGGAGCAGGAAATCCGCGCGATGCAGCTGGAAATGATGCCGCTGCTGGAGCACGAGATCGAAGGGGACCCGGAGCAGGGGCCGACGCTGGATTTCAACCAGATCCGCAAGCTCGACGACAACGCCCTGCATGTACTCGGCCTGTTGAACAACGGTGACTGTGTGTTCCGCTCCCTCGCCGGCATGGTGCAGGAGGGCAATATGGAAACCAACTCCGTGGCCCGCGCCCTGAACAGCCTGCTGGTGCTGGAAATGGTGGGCAAGATCCACAGTCACCTGGGCATCCGCTGGTATATCACCGACAAGGGCCGCCAGGTGGTGCGCCGCCGCCGCGCCCAGGTCGCGTAATCAGAGCGCCTAAACAAGCGCACCGGAGCAGATCGCCGCAATTTCCTGACTCAATTTCAAATATTGGTCGCATCCAGTGCGGGTGCGGCCACTGCCGTCATCCAATCTGACCGTTTCCGCCTTTGGCCCATTTCCGGGCTTCCTTTACCATGAGTGCTTTTCGATCCTTGAGAATTCGGAGCAGCCATGAAATTCACCGGAACCGACAGTTATGTCGCCACCGACGACCTGCAGATGGCGGTGGACGCGGCGGTTACCCTGCAGCGCCCGCTGCTGATCAAGGGCGAGCCGGGCACCGGCAAAACCCTGCTGGCCGAGGAGGTGGCAAGTAGCCTCGGCCTGAAGCTGATCCAGTGGCATATCAAGTCCACGACCAAAGCGCAGCAGGGATTGTACGAATACGATGCGGTGTCACGCCTGCGGGATTCCCAGCTGGGGGTGGACCGGGTGCACGATATCGGCAATTACATCAAGAAGGGCAAGCTGTGGGAGGCCTTTGCGGCGGACGAGCGCGTTGTGCTGCTGATTGATGAAATCGACAAGGCGGATATCGAGTTCCCCAACGATCTTCTGGTGGAGATCGACCGTATGCAGTTTTTTGTGTACGAAACTGGCGAGACCATCACAGCCAAGCATCGGCCGATCGTGATCATCACTTCCAATAATGAAAAAGAACTGCCGGACGCGTTCCTGCGCCGCTGTTTTTTCCATTACATCAGTTTCCCGGACCGCGCGACCATGCAGAAAATCGTGGATGTGCATTATCCGGATATCAAGAAGGAGCTGGTGGCGGAAGCGATGGATATGTTTTTCCAGATTCGCGAGATTCCGGGGCTGAAGAAAAAGCCTTCCACTTCTGAACTGATCGACTGGCTGAAGCTGTTGCTGGCGGACGATATTCCCGAGGAAGTGCTGAAAAATCGCGATACCACTTCCGCGATTCCGCCGCTGTATGGCGCTCTGCTGAAAAACGAGCAGGATGTGCATATGCTGGAGCGGTTGGCGTTCATGGCGCGTCGCGAAGGGCGCTAAGTCCAATGCTTATCGGCTTTTTCCTGAATCTCCGCCGCTACCAGCTCCCGGTTTCCATTACCGAGCTGCTTTCACTGCTGGAGGCCCTGCAACAGCGCCTGGTCTATGCCAACCTGGACGAGTTCTATTTCCTCGCCCGTACCTGTCTGGTCAAAGACGAAAAACACTTCGATAAATTCGACCGCGCCTTCGCCGCCTATTTCAAGGATCTGGAAACCCTCGACGATATTCTCGAGCAGATGATCCCGGAAGACTGGTTGCGGGCGGAATTTATCAAGCAGCTGAGCGAAGAAGAAAAAGCCAAGATTGAATCCATGGGTGGGCTGGAAAAGCTGCTGGAGGAGTTCAAGAAAAGGCTGGAAGAGCAGAAGAAGCGTCACAGCGGTGGCAACAAGTGGATCGGTACCGGCGGTACCAGTCCGTTTGGCAACAGCGGCTATCACCCCGGCGGCATTCGCGTCGGCGGCGAGAGTCGCAACAAGTCGGCATCCAAGGTCTGGGAAAAACGCCAGTTCCGCA
Encoded here:
- a CDS encoding YEATS-associated helix-containing protein, with translation MLDHLLILTAVMLVSGILGGLVNYYQMLFTEEDPAGLARCLIMGLCGALMVPIFLKFTQSDLLIEIQGDPSRLLIFTGYCLLAAIASRMFVFNAARRQLRDASIARARVENLEQEIRAMQLEMMPLLEHEIEGDPEQGPTLDFNQIRKLDDNALHVLGLLNNGDCVFRSLAGMVQEGNMETNSVARALNSLLVLEMVGKIHSHLGIRWYITDKGRQVVRRRRAQVA
- a CDS encoding AAA family ATPase, giving the protein MKFTGTDSYVATDDLQMAVDAAVTLQRPLLIKGEPGTGKTLLAEEVASSLGLKLIQWHIKSTTKAQQGLYEYDAVSRLRDSQLGVDRVHDIGNYIKKGKLWEAFAADERVVLLIDEIDKADIEFPNDLLVEIDRMQFFVYETGETITAKHRPIVIITSNNEKELPDAFLRRCFFHYISFPDRATMQKIVDVHYPDIKKELVAEAMDMFFQIREIPGLKKKPSTSELIDWLKLLLADDIPEEVLKNRDTTSAIPPLYGALLKNEQDVHMLERLAFMARREGR
- a CDS encoding YcgN family cysteine cluster protein is translated as MVSQRPFWQRKTLAEMTKAEWESVCDGCGRCCLHRLEDEDTGEVYTTRVACKLLDIHSCRCSDYPHRKQKVPDCIQLTPEDAANFSWLPATCGYRILAQGGQLPEWHPLVSGDPESVHKAGISVRDQVISEEQVHPEDYEDHIVVWIGDD